One Brassica napus cultivar Da-Ae chromosome A1, Da-Ae, whole genome shotgun sequence genomic region harbors:
- the LOC106434636 gene encoding ubiquitin domain-containing protein DSK2b-like isoform X2 produces the protein MVGEVDSNDPQTFVDGGGEVVPVNVRCSNGSKFIVRTSLESTVESFKALVAQNYDVPANHQRLIYKGRILKDDHTLLSYGLQADHALHMVRGSAPPASQTTTAPSVTRGVASNTGGESLFGFNPLGSGNAMPRGMFGAAGLPNLERAQQQLAQNPNMVRDMMNAPAIQNIMNNPELMRTLIMSNLQMRELVDCNPELGHILNDPSVLRQSLEAAGNPELMREMTRSTDRAMSNIEATPEGFNMLRRMYENVQEPLMNATTNNAGSNLFATTLLGNQGAASYNPMTTNGGTGTVNPVPNANPLPNPWGAAGGQTTTAGRTNSGGDTRAPGLGGLGMLGGDPTVGATPDASQMNQFLQNPAMSQMMQSLLSNPQYMNQIMSLNPQLQSLMDSSPQVREMMQNPEFLRMLSSPETMQQMMSLQQSLLSGNRSTTTGNNGGLDSLMSIFGSLGAGGGLSGANQSNVPPEELYATQLQQLEEMGFFDRAENIRALRATNGNVNAAVERLLASMGQ, from the exons ATGGTTGGTGAAGTAGACTCGAACGATCCACAAACCTTCGTTGACGGAGGAGGAGAGGTAGTTCCTGTGAACGTCAGGTGCTCCAACGGCTCCAAATTCATCGTGAGAACGAGCCTTGAATCAACCGTAGAGTCTTTCAAAGCTCTGGTAGCTCAGAACTACGACGTACCAGCTAACCACCAGCGCTTGATCTACAAGGGACGCATCCTCAAGGATGATCACACGCTCCTTAGCTATG GCTTACAGGCGGATCACGCTCTTCATATGGTTCGAGGCTCTGCACCTCCTGCGAGCCAAACTACTACTGCACCTAGTGTTACTCGAGGGGTTGCCTCAAACACTGGAGGAGAATCTTTGTTTGGATTTAATCCTTTAGGTAGTGGAAATGCTATGCCTCGTGGGATGTTTGGAGCTGCTGGACTTCCGAATCTCGAGCGAGCACAGCAGCAGCTAGCTCAGAACCCAAACATGGTTAGAGATATGATGAACGCACCAGCCATTCAGAATATTATGAACAACCCTGAACTTATGAGGACTTTGATAATGAGCAACCTTCAGATGCGCGAGCTTGTGGATTGCAACCCTGAGCTTGGACATATACTCAACGACCCGAGCGTCCTTAGGCAGAGCTTGGAAGCTGCGGGGAACCCTGAGCTTATGCGTGAGATGACGCGGAGTACTGATAGGGCGATGAGTAATATTGAAGCTACTCCTGAGGGGTTTAACATGCTTAGGAGGATGTATGAGAATGTCCAGGAACCGTTGATGAACGCTACAACAAACAATGCCGGTTCTAATCTGTTTGCTACTACTCTCTTGGGGAATCAGGGAGCTGCTTCTTACAATCCCATGACGACCAATGGTGGAACAGGCACAGTGAATCCTGTGCCGAATGCAAATCCACTTCCAAATCCTTGGGGTGCTGCAGGTG GTCAGACAACTACGGCTGGAAGGACCAATTCAGGTGGGGATACTAGAGCCCCTGGCCTTGGTGGACTAGGCATGCTAGGTGGGGATCCAACGGTTGGTGCTACACCAGATGCCTCTCAAATGAACCAGTTTCTGCAAAATCCAGCCATGTCACAGATGATGCAGAGCTTACTTTCCAATCCACAATATATGAATCAG ATCATGAGTCTAAACCCACAACTCCAAAGCTTGATGGATTCAAGTCCTCAGGTGAGGGAGATGATGCAGAATCCGGAGTTCCTTCGTATGCTTAGCTCCCCAGAGACAATGCAG CAAATGATGAGTCTGCAGCAATCACTGTTATCTGGAAATAGGAGTACGACCACAG GTAATAACGGAGGGCTGGATTCATTGATGAGTATTTTTGGCAGTCTTGGTGCTGGTGGTGGCTTGAGTGGTGCGAACCAGTCTAATG TACCTCCTGAGGAGCTATACGCCACACAATTGCAACAACTAGAGGAAATGGGATTCTTTGACAGAGCAGAGAACATTAGAGCGTTGCGTGCAACCAACGGCAACGTTAACGCTGCTGTAGAAAGACTCTTGGCGAGTATGGGCCAGTGA
- the LOC106434636 gene encoding ubiquitin domain-containing protein DSK2b-like isoform X3 codes for MVGEVDSNDPQTFVDGGGEVVPVNVRCSNGSKFIVRTSLESTVESFKALVAQNYDVPANHQRLIYKGRILKDDHTLLSYGLQADHALHMVRGSAPPASQTTTAPSVTRGVASNTGGESLFGFNPLGSGNAMPRGMFGAAGLPNLERAQQQLAQNPNMVRDMMNAPAIQNIMNNPELMRTLIMSNLQMRELVDCNPELGHILNDPSVLRQSLEAAGNPELMREMTRSTDRAMSNIEATPEGFNMLRRMYENVQEPLMNATTNNAGSNLFATTLLGNQGAASYNPMTTNGGTGTVNPVPNANPLPNPWGAAGQTTTAGRTNSGGDTRAPGLGGLGMLGGDPTVGATPDASQMNQFLQNPAMSQMMQSLLSNPQYMNQIMSLNPQLQSLMDSSPQVREMMQNPEFLRMLSSPETMQQMMSLQQSLLSGNRSTTTGNNGGLDSLMSIFGSLGAGGGLSGANQSNVVPPEELYATQLQQLEEMGFFDRAENIRALRATNGNVNAAVERLLASMGQ; via the exons ATGGTTGGTGAAGTAGACTCGAACGATCCACAAACCTTCGTTGACGGAGGAGGAGAGGTAGTTCCTGTGAACGTCAGGTGCTCCAACGGCTCCAAATTCATCGTGAGAACGAGCCTTGAATCAACCGTAGAGTCTTTCAAAGCTCTGGTAGCTCAGAACTACGACGTACCAGCTAACCACCAGCGCTTGATCTACAAGGGACGCATCCTCAAGGATGATCACACGCTCCTTAGCTATG GCTTACAGGCGGATCACGCTCTTCATATGGTTCGAGGCTCTGCACCTCCTGCGAGCCAAACTACTACTGCACCTAGTGTTACTCGAGGGGTTGCCTCAAACACTGGAGGAGAATCTTTGTTTGGATTTAATCCTTTAGGTAGTGGAAATGCTATGCCTCGTGGGATGTTTGGAGCTGCTGGACTTCCGAATCTCGAGCGAGCACAGCAGCAGCTAGCTCAGAACCCAAACATGGTTAGAGATATGATGAACGCACCAGCCATTCAGAATATTATGAACAACCCTGAACTTATGAGGACTTTGATAATGAGCAACCTTCAGATGCGCGAGCTTGTGGATTGCAACCCTGAGCTTGGACATATACTCAACGACCCGAGCGTCCTTAGGCAGAGCTTGGAAGCTGCGGGGAACCCTGAGCTTATGCGTGAGATGACGCGGAGTACTGATAGGGCGATGAGTAATATTGAAGCTACTCCTGAGGGGTTTAACATGCTTAGGAGGATGTATGAGAATGTCCAGGAACCGTTGATGAACGCTACAACAAACAATGCCGGTTCTAATCTGTTTGCTACTACTCTCTTGGGGAATCAGGGAGCTGCTTCTTACAATCCCATGACGACCAATGGTGGAACAGGCACAGTGAATCCTGTGCCGAATGCAAATCCACTTCCAAATCCTTGGGGTGCTGCAG GTCAGACAACTACGGCTGGAAGGACCAATTCAGGTGGGGATACTAGAGCCCCTGGCCTTGGTGGACTAGGCATGCTAGGTGGGGATCCAACGGTTGGTGCTACACCAGATGCCTCTCAAATGAACCAGTTTCTGCAAAATCCAGCCATGTCACAGATGATGCAGAGCTTACTTTCCAATCCACAATATATGAATCAG ATCATGAGTCTAAACCCACAACTCCAAAGCTTGATGGATTCAAGTCCTCAGGTGAGGGAGATGATGCAGAATCCGGAGTTCCTTCGTATGCTTAGCTCCCCAGAGACAATGCAG CAAATGATGAGTCTGCAGCAATCACTGTTATCTGGAAATAGGAGTACGACCACAG GTAATAACGGAGGGCTGGATTCATTGATGAGTATTTTTGGCAGTCTTGGTGCTGGTGGTGGCTTGAGTGGTGCGAACCAGTCTAATG TAGTACCTCCTGAGGAGCTATACGCCACACAATTGCAACAACTAGAGGAAATGGGATTCTTTGACAGAGCAGAGAACATTAGAGCGTTGCGTGCAACCAACGGCAACGTTAACGCTGCTGTAGAAAGACTCTTGGCGAGTATGGGCCAGTGA
- the LOC106434636 gene encoding ubiquitin domain-containing protein DSK2b-like isoform X4, with product MVGEVDSNDPQTFVDGGGEVVPVNVRCSNGSKFIVRTSLESTVESFKALVAQNYDVPANHQRLIYKGRILKDDHTLLSYGLQADHALHMVRGSAPPASQTTTAPSVTRGVASNTGGESLFGFNPLGSGNAMPRGMFGAAGLPNLERAQQQLAQNPNMVRDMMNAPAIQNIMNNPELMRTLIMSNLQMRELVDCNPELGHILNDPSVLRQSLEAAGNPELMREMTRSTDRAMSNIEATPEGFNMLRRMYENVQEPLMNATTNNAGSNLFATTLLGNQGAASYNPMTTNGGTGTVNPVPNANPLPNPWGAAGQTTTAGRTNSGGDTRAPGLGGLGMLGGDPTVGATPDASQMNQFLQNPAMSQMMQSLLSNPQYMNQIMSLNPQLQSLMDSSPQVREMMQNPEFLRMLSSPETMQQMMSLQQSLLSGNRSTTTGNNGGLDSLMSIFGSLGAGGGLSGANQSNVPPEELYATQLQQLEEMGFFDRAENIRALRATNGNVNAAVERLLASMGQ from the exons ATGGTTGGTGAAGTAGACTCGAACGATCCACAAACCTTCGTTGACGGAGGAGGAGAGGTAGTTCCTGTGAACGTCAGGTGCTCCAACGGCTCCAAATTCATCGTGAGAACGAGCCTTGAATCAACCGTAGAGTCTTTCAAAGCTCTGGTAGCTCAGAACTACGACGTACCAGCTAACCACCAGCGCTTGATCTACAAGGGACGCATCCTCAAGGATGATCACACGCTCCTTAGCTATG GCTTACAGGCGGATCACGCTCTTCATATGGTTCGAGGCTCTGCACCTCCTGCGAGCCAAACTACTACTGCACCTAGTGTTACTCGAGGGGTTGCCTCAAACACTGGAGGAGAATCTTTGTTTGGATTTAATCCTTTAGGTAGTGGAAATGCTATGCCTCGTGGGATGTTTGGAGCTGCTGGACTTCCGAATCTCGAGCGAGCACAGCAGCAGCTAGCTCAGAACCCAAACATGGTTAGAGATATGATGAACGCACCAGCCATTCAGAATATTATGAACAACCCTGAACTTATGAGGACTTTGATAATGAGCAACCTTCAGATGCGCGAGCTTGTGGATTGCAACCCTGAGCTTGGACATATACTCAACGACCCGAGCGTCCTTAGGCAGAGCTTGGAAGCTGCGGGGAACCCTGAGCTTATGCGTGAGATGACGCGGAGTACTGATAGGGCGATGAGTAATATTGAAGCTACTCCTGAGGGGTTTAACATGCTTAGGAGGATGTATGAGAATGTCCAGGAACCGTTGATGAACGCTACAACAAACAATGCCGGTTCTAATCTGTTTGCTACTACTCTCTTGGGGAATCAGGGAGCTGCTTCTTACAATCCCATGACGACCAATGGTGGAACAGGCACAGTGAATCCTGTGCCGAATGCAAATCCACTTCCAAATCCTTGGGGTGCTGCAG GTCAGACAACTACGGCTGGAAGGACCAATTCAGGTGGGGATACTAGAGCCCCTGGCCTTGGTGGACTAGGCATGCTAGGTGGGGATCCAACGGTTGGTGCTACACCAGATGCCTCTCAAATGAACCAGTTTCTGCAAAATCCAGCCATGTCACAGATGATGCAGAGCTTACTTTCCAATCCACAATATATGAATCAG ATCATGAGTCTAAACCCACAACTCCAAAGCTTGATGGATTCAAGTCCTCAGGTGAGGGAGATGATGCAGAATCCGGAGTTCCTTCGTATGCTTAGCTCCCCAGAGACAATGCAG CAAATGATGAGTCTGCAGCAATCACTGTTATCTGGAAATAGGAGTACGACCACAG GTAATAACGGAGGGCTGGATTCATTGATGAGTATTTTTGGCAGTCTTGGTGCTGGTGGTGGCTTGAGTGGTGCGAACCAGTCTAATG TACCTCCTGAGGAGCTATACGCCACACAATTGCAACAACTAGAGGAAATGGGATTCTTTGACAGAGCAGAGAACATTAGAGCGTTGCGTGCAACCAACGGCAACGTTAACGCTGCTGTAGAAAGACTCTTGGCGAGTATGGGCCAGTGA
- the LOC106434636 gene encoding ubiquitin domain-containing protein DSK2b-like isoform X1: MVGEVDSNDPQTFVDGGGEVVPVNVRCSNGSKFIVRTSLESTVESFKALVAQNYDVPANHQRLIYKGRILKDDHTLLSYGLQADHALHMVRGSAPPASQTTTAPSVTRGVASNTGGESLFGFNPLGSGNAMPRGMFGAAGLPNLERAQQQLAQNPNMVRDMMNAPAIQNIMNNPELMRTLIMSNLQMRELVDCNPELGHILNDPSVLRQSLEAAGNPELMREMTRSTDRAMSNIEATPEGFNMLRRMYENVQEPLMNATTNNAGSNLFATTLLGNQGAASYNPMTTNGGTGTVNPVPNANPLPNPWGAAGGQTTTAGRTNSGGDTRAPGLGGLGMLGGDPTVGATPDASQMNQFLQNPAMSQMMQSLLSNPQYMNQIMSLNPQLQSLMDSSPQVREMMQNPEFLRMLSSPETMQQMMSLQQSLLSGNRSTTTGNNGGLDSLMSIFGSLGAGGGLSGANQSNVVPPEELYATQLQQLEEMGFFDRAENIRALRATNGNVNAAVERLLASMGQ; encoded by the exons ATGGTTGGTGAAGTAGACTCGAACGATCCACAAACCTTCGTTGACGGAGGAGGAGAGGTAGTTCCTGTGAACGTCAGGTGCTCCAACGGCTCCAAATTCATCGTGAGAACGAGCCTTGAATCAACCGTAGAGTCTTTCAAAGCTCTGGTAGCTCAGAACTACGACGTACCAGCTAACCACCAGCGCTTGATCTACAAGGGACGCATCCTCAAGGATGATCACACGCTCCTTAGCTATG GCTTACAGGCGGATCACGCTCTTCATATGGTTCGAGGCTCTGCACCTCCTGCGAGCCAAACTACTACTGCACCTAGTGTTACTCGAGGGGTTGCCTCAAACACTGGAGGAGAATCTTTGTTTGGATTTAATCCTTTAGGTAGTGGAAATGCTATGCCTCGTGGGATGTTTGGAGCTGCTGGACTTCCGAATCTCGAGCGAGCACAGCAGCAGCTAGCTCAGAACCCAAACATGGTTAGAGATATGATGAACGCACCAGCCATTCAGAATATTATGAACAACCCTGAACTTATGAGGACTTTGATAATGAGCAACCTTCAGATGCGCGAGCTTGTGGATTGCAACCCTGAGCTTGGACATATACTCAACGACCCGAGCGTCCTTAGGCAGAGCTTGGAAGCTGCGGGGAACCCTGAGCTTATGCGTGAGATGACGCGGAGTACTGATAGGGCGATGAGTAATATTGAAGCTACTCCTGAGGGGTTTAACATGCTTAGGAGGATGTATGAGAATGTCCAGGAACCGTTGATGAACGCTACAACAAACAATGCCGGTTCTAATCTGTTTGCTACTACTCTCTTGGGGAATCAGGGAGCTGCTTCTTACAATCCCATGACGACCAATGGTGGAACAGGCACAGTGAATCCTGTGCCGAATGCAAATCCACTTCCAAATCCTTGGGGTGCTGCAGGTG GTCAGACAACTACGGCTGGAAGGACCAATTCAGGTGGGGATACTAGAGCCCCTGGCCTTGGTGGACTAGGCATGCTAGGTGGGGATCCAACGGTTGGTGCTACACCAGATGCCTCTCAAATGAACCAGTTTCTGCAAAATCCAGCCATGTCACAGATGATGCAGAGCTTACTTTCCAATCCACAATATATGAATCAG ATCATGAGTCTAAACCCACAACTCCAAAGCTTGATGGATTCAAGTCCTCAGGTGAGGGAGATGATGCAGAATCCGGAGTTCCTTCGTATGCTTAGCTCCCCAGAGACAATGCAG CAAATGATGAGTCTGCAGCAATCACTGTTATCTGGAAATAGGAGTACGACCACAG GTAATAACGGAGGGCTGGATTCATTGATGAGTATTTTTGGCAGTCTTGGTGCTGGTGGTGGCTTGAGTGGTGCGAACCAGTCTAATG TAGTACCTCCTGAGGAGCTATACGCCACACAATTGCAACAACTAGAGGAAATGGGATTCTTTGACAGAGCAGAGAACATTAGAGCGTTGCGTGCAACCAACGGCAACGTTAACGCTGCTGTAGAAAGACTCTTGGCGAGTATGGGCCAGTGA
- the LOC106434636 gene encoding ubiquitin domain-containing protein DSK2b-like isoform X5: MVGEVDSNDPQTFVDGGGEVVPVNVRCSNGSKFIVRTSLESTVESFKALVAQNYDVPANHQRLIYKGRILKDDHTLLSYGLQADHALHMVRGSAPPASQTTTAPSVTRGVASNTGGESLFGFNPLGSGNAMPRGMFGAAGLPNLERAQQQLAQNPNMVRDMMNAPAIQNIMNNPELMRTLIMSNLQMRELVDCNPELGHILNDPSVLRQSLEAAGNPELMREMTRSTDRAMSNIEATPEGFNMLRRMYENVQEPLMNATTNNAGSNLFATTLLGNQGAASYNPMTTNGGTGTVNPVPNANPLPNPWGAAGGQTTTAGRTNSGGDTRAPGLGGLGMLGGDPTVGATPDASQMNQFLQNPAMSQMMQSLLSNPQYMNQIMSLNPQLQSLMDSSPQVREMMQNPEFLRMLSSPETMQQMMSLQQSLLSGNRSTTTVVPPEELYATQLQQLEEMGFFDRAENIRALRATNGNVNAAVERLLASMGQ; the protein is encoded by the exons ATGGTTGGTGAAGTAGACTCGAACGATCCACAAACCTTCGTTGACGGAGGAGGAGAGGTAGTTCCTGTGAACGTCAGGTGCTCCAACGGCTCCAAATTCATCGTGAGAACGAGCCTTGAATCAACCGTAGAGTCTTTCAAAGCTCTGGTAGCTCAGAACTACGACGTACCAGCTAACCACCAGCGCTTGATCTACAAGGGACGCATCCTCAAGGATGATCACACGCTCCTTAGCTATG GCTTACAGGCGGATCACGCTCTTCATATGGTTCGAGGCTCTGCACCTCCTGCGAGCCAAACTACTACTGCACCTAGTGTTACTCGAGGGGTTGCCTCAAACACTGGAGGAGAATCTTTGTTTGGATTTAATCCTTTAGGTAGTGGAAATGCTATGCCTCGTGGGATGTTTGGAGCTGCTGGACTTCCGAATCTCGAGCGAGCACAGCAGCAGCTAGCTCAGAACCCAAACATGGTTAGAGATATGATGAACGCACCAGCCATTCAGAATATTATGAACAACCCTGAACTTATGAGGACTTTGATAATGAGCAACCTTCAGATGCGCGAGCTTGTGGATTGCAACCCTGAGCTTGGACATATACTCAACGACCCGAGCGTCCTTAGGCAGAGCTTGGAAGCTGCGGGGAACCCTGAGCTTATGCGTGAGATGACGCGGAGTACTGATAGGGCGATGAGTAATATTGAAGCTACTCCTGAGGGGTTTAACATGCTTAGGAGGATGTATGAGAATGTCCAGGAACCGTTGATGAACGCTACAACAAACAATGCCGGTTCTAATCTGTTTGCTACTACTCTCTTGGGGAATCAGGGAGCTGCTTCTTACAATCCCATGACGACCAATGGTGGAACAGGCACAGTGAATCCTGTGCCGAATGCAAATCCACTTCCAAATCCTTGGGGTGCTGCAGGTG GTCAGACAACTACGGCTGGAAGGACCAATTCAGGTGGGGATACTAGAGCCCCTGGCCTTGGTGGACTAGGCATGCTAGGTGGGGATCCAACGGTTGGTGCTACACCAGATGCCTCTCAAATGAACCAGTTTCTGCAAAATCCAGCCATGTCACAGATGATGCAGAGCTTACTTTCCAATCCACAATATATGAATCAG ATCATGAGTCTAAACCCACAACTCCAAAGCTTGATGGATTCAAGTCCTCAGGTGAGGGAGATGATGCAGAATCCGGAGTTCCTTCGTATGCTTAGCTCCCCAGAGACAATGCAG CAAATGATGAGTCTGCAGCAATCACTGTTATCTGGAAATAGGAGTACGACCACAG TAGTACCTCCTGAGGAGCTATACGCCACACAATTGCAACAACTAGAGGAAATGGGATTCTTTGACAGAGCAGAGAACATTAGAGCGTTGCGTGCAACCAACGGCAACGTTAACGCTGCTGTAGAAAGACTCTTGGCGAGTATGGGCCAGTGA
- the LOC106434912 gene encoding zinc finger protein ZAT3, whose protein sequence is MIYNHLPPTSNAIIPIFPNPNLQLALPPSYPQSPRKKRTRTVASPSSPSPKKTKYTKKPDPNAPKITRPCTECGKTFWSWKALFGHMRCHPERQWRGINPPPNHRVPIRTSSSKHLNQRFSLMSEEDYEVASYLLMLSEAKPLSPSSSGERFECRGCKKVFGSHQALGGHRASHKNVKGCFAITNVTGDDPATVTSNQDHQQGKTFTFSEHHKCNICYRVYSNGQALRGHMRYHCWERERETVLVGALDLNVPVTRQDLSSSDTSGCSLDLRLGL, encoded by the coding sequence ATGATTTACAATCACCTTCCTCCTACTTCCAACGCAATCATCCCTATCTTCCCTAATCCAAATCTCCAACTTGCTTTACCTCCAAGTTACCCTCAAAGCCCTAGAAAGAAACGCACCAGAACCGTTGCATCACCCTCTAGTCCTTCaccgaaaaaaacaaaatacactAAAAAGCCAGACCCAAATGCTCCCAAAATCACACGTCCGTGTACCGAATGTGGCAAAACGTTTTGGTCATGGAAAGCTCTCTTTGGTCACATGAGATGTCACCCTGAGCGTCAATGGCGTGGCATCAACCCTCCTCCTAACCACCGTGTCCCCATCCGGACTTCATCATCAAAACATCTAAACCAGAGATTCTCACTTATGTCCGAGGAAGATTATGAAGTCGCTTCTTATCTCCTAATGCTGTCTGAAGCCAAGCCGTTATCTCCAAGTAGTAGTGGTGAGCGGTTCGAGTGTCGAGGATGCAAGAAAGTGTTTGGATCGCATCAGGCTTTGGGAGGACACAGAGCGAGTCACAAGAACGTTAAAGGATGTTTCGCGATCACAAATGTAACCGGTGATGATCCAGCAACCGTAACTAGCAACCAAGATCATCAGCAGGGGAAGACCTTTACGTTTTCGGAGCATCATAAGTGTAATATATGTTATCGAGTTTACTCTAATGGTCAGGCTTTAAGAGGTCACATGAGGTACCACTGCTGGGAGAGGGAAAGGGAGACAGTGCTCGTTGGTGCGTTGGATCTGAATGTTCCTGTAACAAGACAGGATCTCTCTTCTTCGGACACATCAGGGTGTTCATTAGATCTTAGGTTGGGACTTTAG